A region from the Alosa alosa isolate M-15738 ecotype Scorff River chromosome 7, AALO_Geno_1.1, whole genome shotgun sequence genome encodes:
- the myh9a gene encoding myosin-9a isoform X1 yields MSSAEKFLYVDRNSINNPLDQADWASKKLVWVPSERTGFEAGSIKEEKGDECIVELADSGKKIKVNKDDIQKMNPPKFNKVEDMAELTCLNEASVLHNLKDRYYSGLIYTYSGLFCVVINPYKHYPIYSEEIVDMYKGKKRHEMPPHIYAITDTAYRSMMQDREDQSILCTGESGAGKTENTKKVIQYLAHVASSFKIKKDPSSAVLSHGELEKQLLQANPILEAFGNAKTVKNDNSSRFGKFIRINFDVNGYIVGANIETYLLEKSRAIRQAKEERSFHFFYYMLAGAGDKHRTELCLENHSKYRFLSNGNVTIPGQQDRDMFVETVEAFKIMSIPEEEQTGLMKVVSAVLQLGNMSFKKERNSDQASMPDDTAAQKVCHLFGINVTDFSRAILSPRIKVGRDYVQKAQTQEQAEFAIEALAKATYERMFRWLVMRINKALDKTKRQGASFIGILDIAGFEIFELNSFEQLCINFTNEKLQQLFNHTMFILEQEEYQREGIEWSFIDFGLDLQPCIDLIERPSGPPGILALLDEECWFPKATDKTFVDKVCQELGDHPKFHKPKKLKDDADFCVTHYAGRVDYKANEWLMKNMDPLNDNVVSLLNQSSDKFVSELWKDVDRIVGLDKVAGMDSMPGAFKTRKGMFRTVGQLYKEQLGNLMTTLRNTNPNFVRCIIPNHEKKAGKLEPGLVLDQLRCNGVLEGIRICRQGFPNRIVFQEFRQRYEILTPSAIPKGFMDGKQACVLMVKALELDPNLFRIGQSKVFFRAGVLAHLEEERDLKITDVIISFQAWCRGYVARKAFTKRQQQLTAMRVIQRNCSAYLKLKNWQWWRLFTKVKPLLQVTRQEEEMFAKEEELVKVKEMQLQAEQQLKDFESKQQQLMSEKLALQEQLQAEMELCAEAEEVRGRLTARQQELEGILHDLESRVEEEEEHVAQMQSEKKKMQQNISELEQQLDEEEAARQKLQLEKVTMDAKLKKIEEDVMLLDDQNNKLNKEKKQMEERISEFTAILAEEEEKSKSLQKLKNKHEAMLTDLEDRLRKEEKQRQELEKNRRKLEGDSHELSDQLAELHAQIAELRAQLAKKEEELLAALARIEEEAALKNSAQKKIRELEAQLSELQEDLELEKGARGKAEKHRRDLAEELEALKTELEDTLDTTVAQQELRAKRESEVTELKKTLEDEAKSHELMLAEVRQKHNQAFEVLNEQLEQAKRNKVSMEKMKQSLESERNELQIELKSLSDGKNDSEHRRKKAESQMQELQIKHTESEKQRQELASRVAKMQAELEHVNSSLTEVESKSIKASKDCSSLESQLQDVQELLEEETRQKLSLSSKLRQLEDEQSNLREMLEEEEEAKKNVEKQLHTAQAQMAEVKKKVEQEALSLEGAEEGKKRLQREMEAIMLQMDEKNSAYDKLEKTRTRLQQELDDMLVDQDHLRQIVTNLEKKQRKFDQMLAEEKTISSKYAEERDRAEAEAREKESRALTLTRELETMTDQKDDLDRANKMLKAEMENLVSSKDDVGKSIHELERAKRSMEQQLLEMKTQVEELEDELQLTEDAKLRLEVNMQAMKAQFDRDLLGRDEMGEDKRKQLMKQVKEMELELEDERKQRTLAMAARKKMELDLSDLEAQIDMANRARDEAQKLLRKLQAQMKDQLREFDELRMSRDEALNEAKENERKIKSMEAENFQFHEDLATAERAKRQMQTERDELQDEITNQTSKNSQLNDEKRKLEARIAQLEEELEEENLNNELINDRMRKANLQCDQLTTELSAERSNCQVLEGSRSQMDRQNKELKLKLQEMEDSVRSKYKSTITSLEAKIAALEEQLDTETRERQQASKLVRRTEKRLKEAILQIDDERRNTDQHKDQADKLNVRMRQLKRQLEEAEEESTRANAFRRKLQRELDEATESADLMNREVSSLKGKLRRGDYSVNVRRLVGRTGMDGSDDETEVKSETPEPTPE; encoded by the exons ATGTCGAGTGCAGAGAAGTTTCTTTACGTCGACCGCAACTCGATCAACAACCCCCTGGACCAGGCCGACTGGGCTTCCAAGAAGCTGGTATGGGTGCCATCGGAGAGGACGGGCTTCGAGGCGGGCTCCATcaaggaggagaagggggatGAGTGTATCGTGGAGCTCGCAGACTCGGGCAAGAAGATCAAGGTGAACAAGGATGACATCCAGAAGATGAACCCACCTAAATTCAACAAGGTGGAGGACATGGCTGAGCTCACCTGTCTCAATGAGGCCTCTGTGCTGCACAACCTCAAGGACCGATACTACTCCGGCCTCATCTAT ACATACTCAGGGCTTTTCTGTGTGGTGATCAACCCCTACAAGCACTACCCCATCTACTCTGAGGAGATTGTGGACATGTACAAGGGCAAGAAGAGGCACGAGATGCCACCTCACATCTATGCCATCACAGATACGGCCTACAGGAGCATGATGCAGG ATCGTGAGGACCAGTCCATCCTGTGCAC GGGTGAGTCAGGTGCTGGAAAGACTGAGAACACAAAGAAGGTCATACAGTACCTGGCTCATGTTGCATCATCATTCAAGATCAAGAAAGACCCG AGCAGTGCGGTCCTGTCTCAT GGAGAGCTGGAGAAGCAGCTGCTGCAGGCCAACCCCATCCTGGAGGCCTTTGGTAATGCCAAGACGGTCAAGAACGACAATTCCTCCAGATTT GGGAAGTTCATCAGGATCAACTTTGATGTGAATGGCTATATTGTTGGGGCCAATATAGAAACTT ATCTTCTTGAGAAATCTCGTGCCATTAGACAAGCCAAAGAGGAAAGGTCATTCCATTTCTTCTACTACATGCTGGCCGGGGCAGGGGATAAACATCGCA CCGAGTTGTGTCTAGAGAACCACAGCAAGTACCGCTTCTTGTCCAACGGCAACGTGACGATCCCAGGCCAGCAGGACCGGGACATGTTTGTGGAGACTGTTGAAGCCTTCAAGATCATGAGCATTCCAGAGGAGGAACAGACAG GTCTGATGAAGGTGGTGTCTGCTGTCCTACAGCTGGGTAATATGTCCTTCAAAAAGGAGCGCAACTCTGACCAGGCTTCCATGCCTGATGATACTG CTGCACAGAAGGTTTGCCACCTCTTTGGCATCAATGTGACGGACTTCAGCCGTGCCATCCTATCACCCCGCATCAAAGTGGGCCGTGACTATGTGCAGAAGGCTCAGACGCAGGAGCAGGCCGAGTTTGCCATCGAGGCCCTGGCCAAGGCCACCTATGAGCGGATGTTCCGCTGGCTGGTCATGCGCATCAACAAAGCCCTGGACAAGACCAAACGCCAGGGGGCCTCTTTCATCGGGATCCTTGACATTGCTGGATTTGAGATCTTTGAG CTAAACTCCTTCGAGCAGCTCTGCATTAACTTCACCAACGAGAAGCTTCAGCAGCTGTTCAACCACACCATGTTCATCCTGGAGCAGGAAGAGTACCAGAGGGAGGGCATCGAGTGGAGCTTCATCGACTTCGGCCTGGACCTGCAGCCCTGCATTGACCTCATCGAGAGGCCT TCTGGTCCTCCAGGTATCTTGGCCCTGCTGGACGAGGAGTGCTGGTTCCCCAAAGCCACGGACAAGACGTTTGTGGACAAGGTGTGTCAGGAGTTGGGTGACCACCCCAAGTTCCACAAGCCGAAGAAGCTGAAGGATGATGCGGACTTCTGTGTTACTCACTATGCTGGAAGG GTGGACTATAAAGCAAACGAGTGGCTGATGAAGAACATGGATCCTCTGAATGACAATGTAGTGTCTCTGCTCAACCAGTCCTCTGACAAGTTTGTGTCTGAACTGTGGAAAGATG TGGATCGTATTGTTGGACTGGATAAAGTGGCTGGAATGGACTCTATGCCTGGGGCCTTCAAGACACGTAAGGGTATGTTCCGCACTGTTGGCCAGCTTTATAAGGAGCAGCTCGGCAACCTGATGACCACTCTGAGGAACACCAACCCCAACTTTGTCCGCTGTATCATCCCCAACCACGAGAAGAAG GCTGGTAAACTGGAGCCTGGGCTGGTCTTGGATCAGTTGAGGTGCAACGGTGTCTTGGAGGGCATCCGTATTTGCAGACAGGGTTTCCCCAATCGAATCGTCTTCCAGGAGTTCAGACAGAG GTATGAGATCCTCACTCCCAGTGCAATTCCCAAAGGGTTCATGGATGGCAAACAAGCTTGTGTCCTCATG GTCAAAGCCCTGGAGCTGGACCCCAACCTCTTTAGGATCGGCCAGAGCAAAGTGTTCTTCCGTGCTGGAGTCCTGGCCCACCTGGAAGAAGAGCGGGACCTGAAGATCACCGATGTCATCATCAGCTTCCAGGCCTGGTGCAGGGGCTATGTTGCACGCAA AGCTTTTACTAAGAGGCAGCAGCAGCTAACTGCTATGAGGGTGATCCAGAGGAACTGTTCCGCCTACCTCAAACTCAAGAACTGGCAGTGGTGGAGACTCTTCACCAAG GTGAAGCCGCTGCTGCAGGTCaccaggcaggaggaggagatgttTGCCAAAGAGGAGGAGCTGGTCAAGGTCAAGGAGATGCAGCTGCAGGCCGAGCAGCAGCTCAAGGACTTTGAGAGCAAGCAGCAGCAG CTGATGTCTGAGAAGCTGGCCCTGCAGGAGCAGCTGCAGGCCGAGATGGAGCTTTGTGCAGAGGCTGAGGAAGTGCGGGGGCGCCTGACGGCCAGGCAGCAGGAGCTGGAGGGGATCCTCCACGACCTCGAGTCtcgtgtggaggaggaggaggagcacgTTGCCCAGATGCAATCTGAGAAGAAGAAGATGCAGCAGAACATCTCG GAGCTGGAGCAGCAGCTGGACGAGGAGGAGGCCGCCAGGCAGAAGCTGCAGCTGGAGAAGGTCACCATGGACGCCAAGCTGAAGAAGATTGAAGAGGATGTCATGCTGCTGGACGACCAAAACAACAAGCTCAACAAG GAGAAGAaacagatggaggagaggatctCTGAGTTCACGGCCATCCtggcagaagaggaggagaagtccAAGAGTCTGCAGAAGCTCAAGAACAAACATGAGGCCATGCTCACCGACTTGGAAG ACCGCCTGCGTAAGGAGGAGAAGCAGCgtcaggagctggagaagaacCGGCGCAAGCTGGAGGGCGACTCCCATGAGCTCAGCGACCAGCTCGCCGAGCTGCATGCCCAGATCGCCGAACTCCGCGCTCAGCTGgccaagaaggaggaggagcttCTGGCCGCTTTAGCCAG gattGAGGAGGAGGCTGCCCTGAAGAACTCTGCACAGAAGAAGATCCGGGAGCTGGAGGCTCAGCTGTCTGAGCTGCAGGAGGACCTGGAGCTGGAGAAGGGGGCGCGTGGCAAGGCCGAGAAACACCGGCGCGACCTGGCCGAGGAGCTGGAGGCCCTCAAGACCGAGCTGGAGGACACGCTGGACACCACTGTTGCCCAGCAGGAGCTCAG AGCTAAGCGAGAGTCTGAGGTAACTGAGCTCAAGAAGACTCTGGAGGATGAGGCCAAGTCCCATGAGCTGATGCTGGCTGAAGTGCGCCAGAAGCACAACCAGGCATTCGAAGTGCTCAACGAACAGCTCGAGCAGGCTAAACGG AACAAGGtgtcaatggagaaaatgaAGCAGTCCCTGGAGAGTGAGCGCAATGAGCTGCAGATCGAGCTGAAGTCGCTGTCTGACGGCAAGAACGACTCGGAGCACCGCAGGAAGAAGGCCGAGTCCCAGATGCAAGAGCTCCAAATTAAACACACGGAGAGCGAGAAGCAGAGGCaagagctggccagcagagtgGCCAAGATGCAG GCTGAGTTGGAGCATGTAAACAGCTCACTGACTGAAGTGGAGAGTAAGTCCATTAAAGCCTCCAAGGACTGTTCTTCTTTGGAGTCCCAGCTTCAGGATGTGCAG GAGCTCCTTGAAGAGGagacacgacagaaactgtctCTGTCCTCCAAGCTGAGGCAGCTGGAGGACGAGCAGAGCAACCTGCGGGAGATgcttgaggaagaggaggaggccaAGAAGAACGTGGAGAAGCAGCTGCACACCGCACAGGCCCAG ATGGCTGAGGTGAAGAAGAAGGTGGAGCAGGAGGCTCTGTCCCTGGAGGGTGCGGAGGAGGGCAAGAAGCGCCTGCAGCGCGAGATGGAAGCCATCATGCTGCAGATGGATGAGAAGAACTCGGCCTACGACAAGCTGGAGAAGACCAGGACCCGGCTGCAGCAGGAGCTGGACGACATGCTAGTGGACCAGGACCACCTGCGCCAGATCGTCACCAACCTGGAGAAGAAGCAGAGGAAGTTTGACCAG ATGCTGGCAGAGGAGAAGACCATCTCCAGTAAGTATGCTGAGGAGCGCGACCGAGCCGAGGCTGAGGCCCGCGAGAAGGAGTCCCGGGCGCTGACCCTCACCCGGGAGCTGGAGACCATGACCGACCAGAAGGACGACCTCGACCGTGCCAACAAGATGCTCAAAGCTGAGATGGAGAACTTGGTGTCCTCAAAGGACGATGTTGGCAAGAGT ATCCATGAGCTGGAGCGTGCCAAGAGATCGATGGAGCAGCAGCTTCTGGAGATGAAGACTCaggtggaggagctggaggacgaGCTGCAGCTCACAGAGGATGCCAAGCTGCGTCTGGAGGTCAACATGCAGGCCATGAAGGCCCAGTTTGACCGGGACCTGCTGGGCAGAGACGAGATGGGAGAGGACAAGAGGAAGCAGCTGatgaaacag GTgaaggagatggagctggagctggaggacGAGCGCAAGCAGCGCACTCTGGCCATGGCTGCCCGCAAGAAGATGGAGCTCGACTTGTCCGACCTGGAGGCTCAAATTGACATGGCCAACAGGGCTCGAGACGAGGCCCAGAAACTCCTCAGGAAGCTGCAG GCCCAAATGAAGGACCAGTTGCGGGAGTTTGACGAGCTGCGGATGTCCAGGGATGAAGCCCTCAACGAGGCCAAAGAGAACGAGCGCAAGATCAAAAGCATGGAGGCTGAGAACTTTCAGTTCCATGAG GATCTCGCCACAGCTGAACGGGCCAAGAGACAGATGCAGACTGAGCGAGATGAGCTGCAGGATGAGATCACCAACCAGACTAGCAAGAA CTCTCAGCTGAATGATGAGAAGAGGAAGCTGGAAGCCCGCATTGCCCAGCTTGAGGAAGAGCTGGAAGAGGAGAACCTTAACAATGAGCTGATCAACGATCGAATGAGGAAGGCCAATCTGCAG TGCGACCAGCTGACCACCGAGCTCTCAGCAGAGCGCAGTAACTGCCAGGTCCTGGAGGGCTCACGCTCCCAAATGGACCGCCAGAACAAGGAGCTGAAGCTGAAACTACAGGAGATGGAGGACTCGGTCAGGTCCAAATACAAGTCCACCATCACCTCCCTGGAGGCCAAGATCGCGGCGCTTGAAGAGCAGCTGGACACTGAAACTAG AGAAAGACAGCAGGCCTCTAAACTGGTGCGGCGCACAGAGAAGAGGCTTAAGGAAGCCATTTTACAGATTGATGATGAGAGACGCAACACAGACCAACACAAAGATCAG GCCGACAAGCTGAATGTCCGCATGCGCCAGCTGAAGAGACAGCTTGAGGAGGCTGAGGAGGAGTCGACACGAGCCAATGCCTTCCGCAGAAAGCTGCAAAGAGAACTGGACGAAGCCACAGAGTCTGCAGACCTCATGAACCGTGAAGTCAGCTCTCTAAAGGGCAAACTCCG GCGTGGGGACTACTCTGTCAATGTGAGAAGGCTTGTTGGTCGTACAGGCATGGATGGCAGCGATGACGAGACGGAGGTGAAGAGTGAGACCCCTGAGCCCACACCGGAGTGa